The stretch of DNA ACGATCGCCGTTGTAGTACTGCCAGGTCCAGTCCTCGACTTCGGCCAGATCTTTGCCGTGGGTGGTGACAAAGTGCTTGTGCTCGATCAGCTTGTCGCGGATAGCCTGTTTGACGTAGGCTCCCACTTTTCGCAGCTTGGGCACGCGATCGATCACGTCGCGGGCCAGATTAAAGCGGTCGAGTTCGTTCAGCACCACCATGTCGAAGGGGGTGGTGGTGGTGCCCTCTTCTTTGTAGCCGCGCACGTGGAAGTTGGGGTGGTTAGTGCGACGGTAGGTAAGCCGGTGAATCAGCCAGGGGTATCCATGGAAGGCGAAGATGACGGGCTTGTCGGCGGTGAAGATGGCATCGAAGTCCCAGTCGGAGAGGCCGTGGGGATGCTCGCTCTGGGGTTGCAGGGTCATCAAATCGACCACGTTCACCACCCGAATTTTAAGATCGGCAAACTGCGATCGCAAAAAGTCTACCGCCGCCAGGGTTTCCAGGGTAGGCACGTCGCCTGCGCAGGCCATCACCACATCGGGTTCGCCGCCCCTGTCGTTGCTGGCCCACTCCCAGATGCCGACCCCAGCGGTGCAGTGCTGAATGGCGGTCTCCATGTCGAGCCACTGCAACTCGGGCTGTTTCCCGGCGATGATCACGTTGACGTACTGACGGCTGCGCAGGCAGTGGTCGGCCACCGAGAGCAGCGTGTTGGCGTCGGGGGGCAGGTACACCCGCACCACCTTCGCCTTTTTGTTGGTAACTACATCGATAAAGCCGGGGTCCTGGTGGCTAAAGCCGTTGTGGTCCTGCCGCCATACGTGGGAGGTGAGCAGGTAGTTAAGCGAGGCGATCGGCCTGCGCCAGGGAATATCGATACAGGTTTCCAGCCACTTGGCATGCTGGTTAAACATCGAATCGACAATGTGAATAAACGCCTCGTAACACGAGAAAAAGCCGTGGCGACCGGTGAGCAGGTAGCCCTCCAGCCAGCCCTGGCACATGTGCTCGCTCAACACCTCCATCACTCGGCCTGTGGGGGCAACGTGGTCGTCGGTGGGCAAAATTTCGGCGGTGGAGACGCGATCGGTGACCTCCAGCAGCGCGTTCAGCCGGTTGGAATTGTTCTCGTCGGGGCTCATCACCCGAAAGTTGCGGCTGTCCAGGTTGCGCTGCATCACGTCGCGCAAAAACTGGCCCAGCACGCGGGTCGACTCGGTCATCTCGGTGCCGGGGTTGTTTACCTCAACGGCGTAGTCGCGAAAATCTGGCATACGCAGGTCACGCAGCAGCAGGCCGCCGTTGGCGTGGGGATTGGCCCCCATCCGGCGATCGCCCGTCGGGGCCAGCTCGGCCAGTTCGGGCACCAGCCGCCCGTCCTCGTCAAAGCGCTCCTCGGGCTTGTAGCTCTTCATCCAGCGCTCCAGCAGCCCAATGTGGTCGGGATTGCTGGCCATTTCAGAAAAGGGCACCTGGTGCGAGCGCCAGTAGTCCTCAGTCTTTTTGCCGTCCACCGACTCTGGCCCGGTCCAGCCCTTGGGCGATCGCAGAATGATCATTGGGTAAAGGGGCCGCTGCTGAAACCCGTGTACCTGGGCCTCGCGCTGAATTTGCTTAATGTCGGCGATCGCCGCATCCAGGGTGCTCGCCATTAGCTGGTGCATCGCCTCCGGCTCAGAGCCCTCCACAAAGTAGGGCCGGTAGCCGTAGCCCACAAACAGGCTTTCCAACTGCTCCTGGGGCAGCCGGGCCAGCACCGTGGGGTTGGCAATCTTGTAGCCATTCAGGTGCAAAATCGGCAGCACCGCCCCATCTCGGGCCGGGTTGAGAAACTTGTTCGAGTGCCAGCTGGTGGCCAGCGGCCCGGTTTCGGCCTCGCCGTCGCCCACCACGCAGGCCACAATCAGGTCGGGGTTGTCGAAGGCGGCCCCGTAGGCGTGCACCAGGGCATAGCCCAGCTCGCCCCCCTCGTGAATCGAGCCGGGGGTTTCGGGGGCAGCGTGGCTGGGAATGCCGCCGGGAAACGAAAACTGCTTGAACAGTTTTTTCATCCCCTCGGCATCCTGGGAAATGTTGGGGTACAGCTCACTGTAGGTGCCTTCTAGATAGGTGTTGGCTACCATGCCCGGCCCGCCGTGCCCCGGCCCAGCGATGTAGATCATGTTCAGATCCTGGGCCTTGATCACCCGGTTCAGGTGGGCGTAGATAAAGTTCAGGCCCGGCGTGGTGCCCCAGTGGCCCAGCAGGCGAGGCTTGATGTGCTCTAGCTTGAGCGGTTCGCGCAGCAGCGGATTGTCGAGCAGGTAGATCTGCCCCACCGAGAGGTAGTTCGCCGCGCACCAGTAGGCGTGCAGATGCTGGAGCTGCTCGGCACTCAGGGGCTGTTGCTGGGTGGGCGTGGCGGCAATCATGGCGAAGGCTCCTCGGTCGGCTACAGGGTCAGGCGGTGGCCCAAGACGAGAAGCTATCCCCGCGCCAGGCCGACGCCGTTGCTCACAGGCTACAGAGCTACGGGGTGCCTTTCCTCCTACCGATGACAGTGTTGTGGCCAAATTTCCTCTGCTGCTGGGTAGAGTTGGGCCCAGGCAGATTTAGCCGCCGAGGGCCGTCCGTCGGTGCATACGGGGCGGCGGCCATTCACAACCCGTCACAAAATGACCCAAAACGATACCGTTCGGCCCTTGACCCTCTAGCTCACTGGAGGCTTCAAGATGAAGTCACCAGTACAGATTCAGAGATTTACCCATGACCCTTCAACTCACCGTGCCCGACCTGGCCTGCTCCGCCTGTGTTGATACCGTCACCAAAGCCATTCAGGCGATCGATGGGGCCGCCCAGGTCAGCGCCGACCCCAAGACCAAGCAGGTGGACGTCACCACCACCGCCTCCGACGCGGCGGTCAAGCAGGCCGTGACCGATGCTGGCTACACCGTGGCCTGAGCGCCCAGCCCCCCATTCAGGCATGACCATGAAAACCCAAACGCTAAAGCTGCAGGGCATGAGCTGCGCCGCCTGCGCCAGCAATATAGAGTCGGCCATTCGCGCGGTGCCCGGCGTGGACCAGTGCAGCGTGAACTTTGGCGCTGAGCAGGCGGCGGTCACCTACAACCCGCAGCAGACCAACCTGACCAAAATTCAGCGGGCGGTGGATGACGCTGGCTACGGCGCACAGCCGATCGGCGACGACCCCCTGGCCGCCGAGGACGACGCGGAGCGGCGGCAGCGAGAGATCCGCCACCGCGAACTCACTCGCAAGGTGGTGTTTAGCCTGGCGATCGGCGGCGTGCTGATGATCGGCGGGCTGCCGATGATGACGGGGATTCCCATGCCCTTTATTCCGGCCTGGTTGCACCACCCCTGGGTGCAGCTGGTGCTGACTCTGCCGGTCATGGTGTGGGCGGGCAGCGGCTTTTTTATCAACGCCTGGAAAGCCTTCAAGCGGCGCTCCGCCACAATGGATACCCTGGTGGC from Leptolyngbya sp. KIOST-1 encodes:
- a CDS encoding heavy-metal-associated domain-containing protein, which gives rise to MTLQLTVPDLACSACVDTVTKAIQAIDGAAQVSADPKTKQVDVTTTASDAAVKQAVTDAGYTVA
- a CDS encoding phosphoketolase, with the protein product MIAATPTQQQPLSAEQLQHLHAYWCAANYLSVGQIYLLDNPLLREPLKLEHIKPRLLGHWGTTPGLNFIYAHLNRVIKAQDLNMIYIAGPGHGGPGMVANTYLEGTYSELYPNISQDAEGMKKLFKQFSFPGGIPSHAAPETPGSIHEGGELGYALVHAYGAAFDNPDLIVACVVGDGEAETGPLATSWHSNKFLNPARDGAVLPILHLNGYKIANPTVLARLPQEQLESLFVGYGYRPYFVEGSEPEAMHQLMASTLDAAIADIKQIQREAQVHGFQQRPLYPMIILRSPKGWTGPESVDGKKTEDYWRSHQVPFSEMASNPDHIGLLERWMKSYKPEERFDEDGRLVPELAELAPTGDRRMGANPHANGGLLLRDLRMPDFRDYAVEVNNPGTEMTESTRVLGQFLRDVMQRNLDSRNFRVMSPDENNSNRLNALLEVTDRVSTAEILPTDDHVAPTGRVMEVLSEHMCQGWLEGYLLTGRHGFFSCYEAFIHIVDSMFNQHAKWLETCIDIPWRRPIASLNYLLTSHVWRQDHNGFSHQDPGFIDVVTNKKAKVVRVYLPPDANTLLSVADHCLRSRQYVNVIIAGKQPELQWLDMETAIQHCTAGVGIWEWASNDRGGEPDVVMACAGDVPTLETLAAVDFLRSQFADLKIRVVNVVDLMTLQPQSEHPHGLSDWDFDAIFTADKPVIFAFHGYPWLIHRLTYRRTNHPNFHVRGYKEEGTTTTPFDMVVLNELDRFNLARDVIDRVPKLRKVGAYVKQAIRDKLIEHKHFVTTHGKDLAEVEDWTWQYYNGDRSREDTGESDRDTPAQKGAEGTAQSRN